The genomic interval CGAGGACGACCTCGTGGGCGTACCGGTGCAGCCGCAGCAGCAGGCGGGTCTGGTGCCACGCCGCGTCCTGTGCCTCGTTGTACGGCTCCGTGTCGTCGGGCGGCAGGGCGGCCACGGCGGTGAGGAGGCGTTGCTCGGCGTGTTCGGCGGGCTCCATGAGGGCCTCGGCGGTCCGGCCCGCGGGGCCGGGAGCCAGGGGGACGTCGGAGGCCAGGAGCGCCACGGCGTCGGCGACCGCGTGGAAGCGGGAGGAGCCGAGCGCCTGGAGGGCCGCGGAGTGGGACCGGGTCCGGGCGAGGGTGAGGCGGCGTTCCAGCAGGGCCCCCGCCCGTGCGGCGCCGACCCCGAGGGCGGCGCGGCCCTGGAGGTCGGAGGCGGCGCTGTCCCCGGCGGCCCGGACGCCCCGGGCTGCGGGGAGAGCGGGGCCGGAGAGCTGGTGCAGGGCCTCGACGAGCCGGGTGAGGCGGCCCGCGTAGGCGTGTTCGCGGGCGAGGATGCCGGAGAGCCAGGCCAGTTCGGCGCGGAGCTGATCGGCCCAGAGCGGGTCGAGCGCGGCCCGGAAGGTGTGCAGGCAGCCGCTGATCCGGCGGGCCGAGCGGCGCAGTGCGCGGGTGGCGGCCGCGGCGTCGCGGCCGCCGGACTCCGCGGGGGCGCTGTGCTCGTGGTGCAGGCGCAGGCTCCGCAGAAACTCGGCGGCCTGCCCCCGGAGGTAGGGCGCGAGGACCGCCTCCGTGGTCAGGTCCCCGGTGGGGCGGGAGCCGGTGGGGTCCGGGGGGCGAGCCGCACCGGTGGCGTCGGCGAGGCTCCGTGTCCGCGGTCCCGTGGCGTCGGCGAGGCGCTGTGCCCCCGGTCCGGTGGCCTCGGCGAGGCCCTGTGTCCCCGGTTCCGGGGGGTGTGCCCCCACTCCCGTGGCCTCGGCGGGCGGCGCGTCCGGTGGGGTGCCGGGGGCCGCGTCCGGCGTCGGCCGGGTCGTCGTCTGCTGGTCAGGGCGTCGCACGCCTGCGCCTCCGGGCGTCGATGAGCATTTCCTGGACGTGCCGCAGCGGCTGGCCGTCCGCGTCCGTGGCGTGCCGGGTCCAGTTCCCGTCGGGGCCCAGGTGCCAGGAGGCGGTGGTG from Streptomyces sp. CA-278952 carries:
- a CDS encoding CHAD domain-containing protein — protein: MRRPDQQTTTRPTPDAAPGTPPDAPPAEATGVGAHPPEPGTQGLAEATGPGAQRLADATGPRTRSLADATGAARPPDPTGSRPTGDLTTEAVLAPYLRGQAAEFLRSLRLHHEHSAPAESGGRDAAAATRALRRSARRISGCLHTFRAALDPLWADQLRAELAWLSGILAREHAYAGRLTRLVEALHQLSGPALPAARGVRAAGDSAASDLQGRAALGVGAARAGALLERRLTLARTRSHSAALQALGSSRFHAVADAVALLASDVPLAPGPAGRTAEALMEPAEHAEQRLLTAVAALPPDDTEPYNEAQDAAWHQTRLLLRLHRYAHEVVLGAADPALTGAGHALDLHRDAVEAAGAAAAAARTPRIAPATAYALGVLHADQRHEVEAARAVFRETWPYAAALSTP